In Thermococcus chitonophagus, the genomic stretch TGAGGAGGCAGTTCTATGGCAGAGTTGCAAGCGTTCTTCGTGACATAGATGACAGGCTCAGGTATCTAAACAAGGCCAGAGAGGTTCTAAAAGACCTGCCGGTAGTTGATTTGGAGGTTCCAACCGTTGTCATAGCTGGACATCCAAATGTTGGCAAGTCAACCCTACTTAAGGCCCTCACGACTGCAAAGCCAGAAATAGCTAGCTATCCGTTCACGACCAGAGGAATAAACGTAGGACAATTTGAGGATGGGTACTTTAAGTATCAAGTAATTGATACTCCAGGGTTACTTGATAGACCAATAAGCGAGAGAAATGAGATAGAAAAGCAAGCAATATTGGCCCTGAAGCACCTTGGAAAATTAATCATTTACATCTTCGACCCGAGTGAGTATTGTGGATTTCCAATAGAGGAGCAGATGCATCTGTTCGAAGAGATATACAGGGAGTTTGGAGAGTTCCCATTCATCGTTGTGCTAAATAAGGTAGATGTGGCCAAGGAAGATCAAGTAAAAGTTATTGAAGAATTCGTGAGAAAGAAGGGACTTGAACCAATAAAAATTTCAGCAATGAAGGGTATTGGGGTAGAAAAAGTTAGGGAGGAAATCGTGAAAAAGTTGAGACCTATGGCCCAAGAACTCGCAAAGAAGAAAATTGAAGAGGAACTAAGAAGATACAGAGCTGACCTCTGACTTCTGTACTTCTTCGGGTAAGGAGAAGAAGGCCACTATCTCAAGGATCGCTGCTATTATAGCGATTAAAGCTCCTATTCCTATTATTAGCAGTATTGCTCCTATGAAGTATAGCAAACCTGCCGTTTTGAACATGTCCACCCCAGTATACTGTGCTATGAGCTCGTAGCTTTTCTTCCTGAAGTACATTCCAATTATCATTGCTATCCACAGAATTATGAGGCCAACTAGTACAACTCCTATGAAGCTTAAGATATTTGTCGGCATGAGCTCTTTTGGATTCAAGAACGCTGCACCCACGGTTGCTACAACTATTATTATAAAGACTATCAATCCACCAACGATTGCTATGAATGCCTTGAGGAAATAGCTGAAAATATCTTTATCTCCGGTTTCGTCGCTTATTATTTTCACTGCCAGGAAAATTAGCACTAAGCCTACAATTGAGAGAACAAAACCTATATGAGGTACCAGTGGCCCTACTAGACCTATTATTGCTCCAATACCACCATACATCTTTGCATTACTCATTGACATTTGGATCACCATGTAAGGTGAACAGGATTTCCTTATAAACTTTACCACATTAAGTTCGAACTTCAGTCTATAAGTATTAATCCATACAAGACAGGTTCATTAAAGTCTAGTGTTACAATTGAGGTTAGTTCTATGCCAACGGCATCAACACTTGGTCTTACTTTTTCTGGCATTTTACACACTCCTGTTGTCTCAAATGTGCATTCTTCGCACAAGTTGCAGTTTCCTGGGAAAAGTGCTATGGCATATGGATAGCCATTCCTGAAGTATTCTTTCTCCTTTTCTAAGAGCCATAGTAAAATTCTCCTCTTCTCCTTTTCGAAGTCCTCTGTATTGATCTTAAACTTCACGAGTAGCGCTTTCTTGTAGTGCTTTATGAGATCCACGGTATCCCTCCAAGAGGGGACATGAGGAGGACAGCTCGGTCTTTTGCCGTACATGGGACATGCCATGCACTTCCATACTGGCCTTGGAGATACGACGATTGAACTTGCGTCAATTTCCCTCTCCCAAACAACTTCCATTTGACGATCTCCCCTAACCAGTATGCAAGGCTTTAAAAATGATATTTTGTATTCCTAAAATGGTGATCCCCATGATCGAGGTCGGAGAATACAAGGTAAAGGAAGGACTGTACTATACAAAAGACCATGAGTGGGTTAAGGTTCTCGACGACGGAACTGTCCTCGTTGGAATTAGCGATTATGCACAGAAAGAGCTCGGCGATTTGGCGTATGTTGAACTACCTGAAGTGGGAAAGGAAGTAAATAAGGGCGATGTTCTATGTGAGGTTGAGAGCGTAAAGGCGGTAAGCGAAGTCTATGCTCCAGTTAGCGGAGAGGTTGTTGAGGTAAATGAAGAGCTCAGTGATAGCCCAGAAAAAATCAATGAAGATCCATACGAGGCATGGATAGCCAAGATAAAGCCAAAGAACTTAGAAGAGGAGTTGAAGGAGCTAATGGATGCAAATGCTTATGCGGAGTACCTAAAAACGCTTTAAAGTATCTTCCCTTCCTTCTTCATTCTCATAAGCTTTGTCACGTAACCGGCGATCCTGTTTCTTATCTTCTTGCTAGTTACGTTGGTTAGTTCTTGAACCTTCTTCTTGTTGTGCTCGAAGTCCGTGGTGAACTCATTTGGATACCTGTCAACTAACTCCCTCGCGACCCTCTTAATGAAACCCTGCCTGATCTTTCCCATTCTCACCACCCCTCCTTATTCATCCACTCTCCGCTAAACCGTAGCAGTTTTAAACTTTTACCTGCATCCACCGAGCATGATGGACTTGCATACACACACAAGATATTCGGATGGTATAGGTTTAATAAGGGACAACGTTTCCTGGGCAGAAAAAAGGAGACTTAAAATAGTAGGAATTAGTGACCATATCCACTTCTTCACCCCAGGAATATTTTCCAAGTACGTGAGAGAGATCAGAACTGTAAGAGACGAGAGCGAAATTGTAGTACTCGCCGGGATAGAGGCAAACATAACTGAGAGCGGGCCAGACATAACGGAAGAATTTGCAAGAGAGCTCGATTATGTTATAGCTAGCGTGCACGAGTGGTTTGGAGAGGGAGAGTGGTATAGGTACTTGGAGTACGTTAAAAAGGCTATAATAGATGAAAACGTAGATATAATAGGCCACTTTGGCAACACCTTCCCCTGGATAGGATATCCTCCATGGGAGGAGGTTCTCGAGGTTATAAAACTCGCAGAAGAATACGGCAAAGCCTTCGAGATAAGTGCCAGGTACAAAGTCCCGGATTTGGATTTCATTAGAGAATGTGTAAAAAGAGGAGTCAAGCTTTCACTAGCAACTGACGCTCATAGACCGGATGACGTTGGAAAAATAGAGTGGAGCCTAAAAATGCTTAAAAAAGCAGGAGGAAGTGAGGAGGATCTAGTGTTCTCAGAGCTTCTCTAGGACGTCCTTAGCTATATCTCCAAGCTTAACCCACTTCATGCCTTCAAATGGCAGTATTATCTTATCTTCAACCCCTGTAAGCTTCTCCACATCATCCCTATACTTGCTCAGGCCAAGCTCTTTGATCAGCAGCAGAGCAAAGGCTATGGTGTTCTTGTCCCCCTCTGATAAAAGCTTTGGAACATGCTTGTCTATTGCATCTTTGAACTTAGAACCGTGAACTTTAACTATTTCCATTGCAAGTCCCATGGCTCCCTCTTTAACGTAAGGGTTCTTTGAGAGAACTAGTGACAACGCTTTATCAACGAGATCTGAGGAAACATCTATAGAATCGGGGCTCTCTCTGAGAATCGTCATTAGGACAAACAGTGCATCTCCAACAGTCCCAGGGTTGGAATCTGATAGCAGTTCTATAAGATCTCTTATTGTTTTTTTGTCTTTTAGTGCCTTTTCAATTACTTCATCCATTTTATTCTCTTCCATTAGTTTCTTTATTTTATCTTTTCCTTTTTTACCAAATGAAAATAGGCCCATCTTGCCCACCTTAATTCAAGAAATCAAAAAATTAGGATTTAAAACTTATTCCCTAAAAATGTTGAGATTATCAATCAAGCATGCCTAAGACCTTGTCGACTTCGTTGGCAACTTCCACATCGAACAAGTGAATTGTCGGAATAGTCCAGAAGACCCTATAATTGTGGGTCTTGTCCTCTTCTCCAAAGTACTGGAACACGAACCTTCCGAACCCAGTTAAATCTCTGTGTATATCCCTAACCTCTCTGAGTACTCTCCTAACCTTTGGGGGATACTCCTCATAGGGCAGGGGGATTGAGTTTATGAAGACATTGTCCTTGTAAAAGTCGGTTGTTAATCCAACGGCCCTAACAGTTTTCAATAGCTGAGTAAACTTTTCCTTTTCCCAGAACCTCTTGAGTATTATCCTGGGGTCCTCTTTAGCTAAGGGAAATCTCGCATCTTCCTCCTCGAGCCAGAACTCCAAGTAGGGCTGGCCTCTCTCAATAACTATCCTCGCTAGCAACCTTGCGTTCTCCGGGATCTCTTTCTGAGTTTCTTCAATGTGGTATTCCTTCCCATGAACGGTGTATGTTTCTCCCTCTTTTCTCTCGCCAACCTTCGATACAAAGTATGCCCTCTCTCCTTCAATAGTTCCTAGGTGCAGATCATACCCCCACGCCTTAAGGTCCCTCATTCTGAACCTTCTCTCTGCTGGCACAACTCCAGGGTTCTCAATTATGTAGTAGCCCTCTAGCACTTTTTCCTCACCAATAGTTATTAAAACGTGAGAGCTTTTAAAGCTTTGGTTTGAGCTAAATCCTTAAATGCGATTGAGAGAATTGGAACCCATGAACACCGTGATCGTTAGATACGGAGAGATAGGGACGAAGTCCAGGCAGACGCGAAGATGGTTTGAGAGGATTCTAATAAATAACATAAGAGAAGCTCTCGTCAGCGAGGACATTGAGTACAAGGAGGTATTTTCAAAGCACGGAAGGGTGATAGTTAGGACCAATAGAGCAGTCGAAGCGAGTAGCGTCCTTGTCAGGGTTTTCGGAATAGTTTCACTATCACCGGCAATGGAAGTTGAGGCATCCCTTGAAAAGATAAACAAAACCGCCCTCAAGCTGTTCCGAAAAAAAGCAAAAGAGCTCAGCATTAAAAACCCAAAGTTTAGGGTAACCGCGAGAAGAATAACTAAAGAGTTTCCCCTCAACAGCCTCGAACTACAGGCAAAGGTTGGAGAGTACATACTGGAGAACGAGGAGTGCGAAGTTGACCTACACAATTACGATATTGAGGTTGGAATTGAAATAATGGAAGGGAGAGCCTACATCTTTACGGAGAAGATTAGAGGATGGGGTGGGCTCCCCATTGGAACCCAAGGAAAGATGGTAGGAATTCTCGAAGACAAAAAATCCGCTTTAGCAATATTCCTCATGATGAAAAGAGGAGTTGAGGTAATTCCCGTCTACGCGGGCAATGAAAACGTTAAGGAGCTGTGGTTGAGAATAAAGAAGTTCGCTTATGGATCGAAAGGAGACCTCATAAGGGTTGAATCTTTAGGAAAAGTAAACAAGATTATCAAGGACTTTGGAGCAAAGGGAGTTATAAAGGGGTTACAACTTCATGAAGGGACTGAAGAAGAGATAAAGAAGGATAAGAAAATGTTCACAGTTCCCGTTTACTATCCATTAATAGCCCTACCCCAGGACTACATAGAGGATGTCGCTAAGCGAATTCCTCTTTAGCTTCTTCTCCCGCAACAACCCCTCCATTCTCTCCCCCATTATTCAGCTCATGAATCTCGTACAACTTCAAGGGGACCTTTTTAAGAGCCTTGCCTACAACAGCCTTAGCTATTCTCTCCGCATGCTCGAGGCTTTGAGCGTTGAAGACCTTTAAGGTCAGGTATATTCCCACAAGCCCAACGTTTCCAACAACAAACGCGCTCTCAAATTCGGCACCACAAACTGGACACTTTGAGTATCCTATCTCAACCCTAACGAAATCGAGCTTTTCCTTCTCCAATGCGCTTATCACTTTATTTGCGGCAACCTCAATTGCCTCTTCAACATCTCTCACGTCCTTAACTATAATTGGAGCTTCTAAAACTACTATGTAATCTCCCATGGCTCTCACCTCACCCAAAGGCAAACAGCCTGTTGTCGTCTCCCTTAAAGACACCTAACCTCACTCCTGCATCGATAAAGCCGTGCGCATAATTTAAAGCAGCAAAGGCTGTCACATAGTCCCCTCTTTTGAAGTAGTACTCAGCATCTTGAAAGTAGCTTTTGGCCATTGTTAAAAAGTCTTTCGCGACTATATAAAGGTGGCTTCTCTCATCTACCACAATCTCAAGCTTTTCCAGAGCCTCTTTGGTTATCCTGAAGTACTTTTCAAGCTTTTCCTTGGTTATTATATTGTTCACCTGCATAGACAAACACACAAAATCAGCAACAGTTAATAACTGTTTTGCTTTGACATTAGGCATGATAAAACTTATATCAAGAGAGGAGGCAATAAGAAGAGCTGAGAGGATTAAGAGGGAAAATGAACTGATTTATGGAGTTGATTTCGAGATACTCCATGACATAGTTGACATAAGAGAATTGATACCAACGCAAAAAGAACTCAGCAGAAAGAAACTTGAGGCTGTTATTCAACGCGTTCTTCATGGGTATGATGCTCCAATAATATGCCTATATTACCGAGGAAAACTATACCTACTAGATGGGCATCACAGGGTGTATGCTTGTAGGATCCTGGGGACAGAAAAAGTAGAAGCTCTAATTTTAAGACCCAAGAAGACAATAAAGAGTAACATTGGTGAGTCTGTGAAAAGGCAAGGACTCAAAAGCATCGAAGATATGATTGTTGTACATGAGATATAACCGAAAAGCTTATAAAATATCTTTTATCCATGAGAGATCGGGTCGCGGGCCGGTAGCTTAGCCTGGTTAGAGCGGCGGACTCTTAATCCGCAGGTCGGGGGTTCAAATCCCCCCCGGCCCGCCAGACTCTTCTTGGAAATCAAAATATATTCTACAATAATCTCCTTTACCTTCAACACTACCGAAAACTTTTTAAACCATTAACTAAGCAGTAACTAACGGCACGGCGGCCATAGCGGGGGGGCTACACCCGGTCTCATTTCGAACCCGGAAGTTAAGCCCCCCAGCGATCCCGGTTGTACTGCCCTCCGAGAGGGGGCGGGAAGCCGGGGACGCCGCCGGCCGCTAGATTTTTCTCCCAAACACTATAGCTAAAAGAGAATACTCTTTTGAAAATTCTTTCAACTGGACAAAATGTCCACAAAATCTTTAGGTTTGTAAAGTTTTTTATAGGTAAAATACCCATATATGAACAGGTGGCCAAATGATGACGTTTGATAAGGAGGCTTTAAAGAAAATTAAGGAAGAGGAAAAGAGATGGGAAGAAACTACCGTTAGACAGTTCTTACAGAAGGCTCCTGAGAGAAAAGAAAGGTTCCTGACCGATGACGGCTTCGAGATAAAGAGAATTTACACCCCCGCAGATCTGGGGGAGAACTGGGACTACATGGAAAAGCTCGGCTTCCCAGGAGAGTACCCATTCACAAGGGGAGTCTATGCAACGATGTATAGGGGAAGAATCTGGACAATGAGACAGTACGCTGGCTATGCTACAGCAGAAGAGTCAAATAAGAGGTACAAGTACCTGCTGAGTCAGGGGCAAACAGGGTTAAGCGTTGCTTTCGACCTGCCTACCCAGCTCGGCTATGACTCAGATCATCCCCTAGCAGAGGGAGAAGTAGGAAAGGTCGGAGTAGCTATTGATTCCCTGTGGGACATGAGGATTCTCTTCGATGGTATTCCATTGGATAAGGTCTCAACGTCAATGACGATAAACTCAACCGCAGCAAACCTTCTTGCAATGTACATTCTCGTTGCTGAGGAGCAGGGAGTTCCCCAGGAGAAGCTCAGGGGGACAGTTCAGAACGATATCCTCAAGGAGTACATCGCAAGGGGAACCTACATCTTCCCACCACAGCCTTCAATGAGGTTAACAACCGACATAATAATGTACTGTGCAGAAAACATTCCAAAGTGGAACCCAATAAGCATCAGCGGTTATCACATTAGGGAGGCTGGAGCCAACGCTGTTCAGGAAGTAGCCTTCACGCTAGCTGATGGTATCGAGTACGTTAAGGCGGTAATTGAGAGAGGGATGGATGTAGATAAGTTCGCTCCAAGGCTGAGTTTCTTCTTCGCAGCACACAACAACTTCCTTGAAGAAATTGCAAAGTTCAGGGCAGCGAGAAGGCTCTGGGCGTACATAATGAAGGAGTGGTTCAACGCGAAGAACCCAAGGTCAATGATGCTTAGATTCCACACGCAGACCGCTGGTTCAACTCTAACGGCACAACAGCCAGAGAACAACATAATCAGGGTTGCAATTCAGGCATTAGCTGCAGTTTTGGGAGGAACTCAGTCCCTACACACTAACTCCTATGATGAAGCCTTGAGCCTTCCAACCGAGAAGAGCGTCAGGATTGCATTAAGAACTCAGCAGATCATTGCCTACGAAAGCGGGGTAGTCGATACAGTCGACCCGCTTGGTGGTGCATACTACATCGAGTGGCTGACAGATCACATCTTTGAGGAGGCCCTCAAGTACATTGAGAAGATTCAGAAGATGGGCGGAATGATGAGGGCAATCGAGAGAGGCTACATCCAGAAGGAGATTGCCGAGGCAGCATACAAGTACCAGAAGGAGATAGAGGAAGGTAAGAGGATAATTGTCGGAGTTAATAAATTCGTCACCGATGAGCCGATAGAAGTGGAGATACTAAAGGTCGATCCGAGTATAAGGGAGAAGCAGATCGAGAGGCTGAAGAAGCTCAGGAGCGAGAGAGACAGCAAGAAAGTGGAAGAGGCACTAGATAAGCTTAGAAATGTTGCGGAGAAAGAAGATGAGAATTTGATGCCCTACATAATAGAAGCTCACAGACACCTTGCAACTCTTCAAGAGGTAACTGATGTGTTAAGGGAGGTATGGGGAGAATATAGAGCACCCCTAATATTCTGATCTCTTCTATAATTTTTAGGTATTTTATCAATTTGACACTATTTATAACAGTTGAATGTCCATATTTCTTGGTCATTTTTCGCAAATATTCAAGGAATTTTGGATATCTTTCCAAACTAAAGCGTACTGCAACCGAAAAATATTTTAATAACATATGTTTTATGGTGAAAGAATATACGTCTCTAAGGGTGATATAAATGGAGGAGGTATTATTAAGGCTTAAGGATAAACTCACGAAGGAAATGCTCTGGATGTACATACTGAAGTTACTCAGAGAGAGGCCCATGTACGCTTATGAAATCAGAGGACAGCTAAAACGAAGATTTGGATTTGAACCAGCAACGGTTAGCTCCTATGTCGTTCTGTACAAGTTGGAAGAAGCAGGATATGTCACTTCAGAGTGGCACGAGAGCGAGAGTGGTAGGCCTTCAAGGAAGTACTACAAGCTTACAGAGAAAGGGGAAAAATTGTTCGAAGATGGAGTAAAGATAATAGAAAACGTCCTTGAAATGCTGAAGGAGTAGGAATCAGCGCCCTCCTCCTCTTGGCTCCCTTGCCTTTGGCCTCAATCTTTTATAACCGCACTTTCTGCACTTCTTGGCTCCCCATGGATTAGTGGCACCGCACCTGAGGCATATATACTTCTTGAAGATCCTCGCTTCAGCCTCTGGAAACCTCGCCATTTTATCTCCCCCGCCTAAACTTATGGGTGCATTTTTTAAAGTTTGCCGTATACATGACAAGCATGAAGAGAGACATCCTCATCGGTGTAGTATTCCTATTGGGAATATTATTAACGCTAACATTCAAAGACTTTACCTTCCTAATAATCCCCTCAATAGGTATCCCGGCGAGTTTGGCGTACCTAGAAAGGCACAAAAATATCTTGGCAAAATCAAACCTCCTCGAAAGGGATACGCTTATGATCATTGGAATAATAACCCTAGTCACCATCGCGTTTAACTTTATGATAGATCCAAGATTTGGGTTACTTATGCTTGGAACGGTAGTACCATTGATTGCCGGCTTAAAGGGTAGATAGTACTTCAACTACTCTCTTTAAATTTCGGGAAGTTTTGTACTCTCTAAGAGCCAACCTTAAGCTCTCTCGGAATTCGTCGGTAATGCCATATTCCTTAGAGATCCTTCGGGATATCACATTGTCGGAAAGAAAAAGCATTGCCATCGCTGAAGTTAGGTTTTTAGGTCTTCTTTGAGTGCTCGCCTTCTCAAAGTCAATTATCCAAACATCCTTCCCTATTATTATATGCTTACCTCCCTGTATCTGCCCGTGATCTATCCCCAAGGTATCAAGTGCGTAAGCCTTTTCAGCTATCCTCAAAATGTCCTCCTTTCTAGGAGTCAAATTTATGAGAAGCTCTCCCTCAACGTACTCCCTCACAAGTACTTCCCTTCTTTCAATCTTAGTATACAATACTAAATCACCTGTGATGTCCTTACCTTGTAGTATCTCAAGGATTTTAGCTTCTCTCCCCAATGTTTTCCTAGGTGAGTCAGGCCTTTGGTACTTAACTACCACCTTTTTGCCACCAAGGGTTCCCAAAAACACATAACTGGTTGTTCCCTTGGCCAAGAACCTTTCCAATTCTACCCCATAGTCACTTAGGATTGGTTTCAACTTCCTTATTTCATCTTCAATGATTTCTTGAAGCATTTACATCCCCAAGTCCAAATCATTTTTATAGCTATAAAACAATATTGGATCTGGTGAGGGCTATGGAGTACGAGGAAGCCTTTAGAGAAGTTTATGAAATGGTAAAGCCAAAATACAAGCTCTTTACGGCAGGACCAGTCGCATGCTTCCCAGAAGTACTCGAGATAATGAAGGTGCAAATGTTTAGCCATAGATCCAAAGAGTACAGGAAAGTGCACGTTGACACCGTTGAAAGGCTCAGGGACTTCCTTGAGGTTAAGAAGGGAGAAGTTCTACTAGTTCCAAGCTCTGGAACAGGGATCATGGAGGCCAGCATTAGGAATGGAGTTACGAAGGGTGGAAAAGTCCTTGTAACAATAATTGGGGCGTTTGGAAAGAGGTACAGGGAGGTCGTAGAGACAAACGGAAGGAAGGCTGTAGTTCTAGAGTACGAGCCAGGAAAGGCCGTGAAGCCCGAAGATCTCGATGATGCTCTGAGAAAGAACCCCGATGTTGAGGCCGTAACGATAACCTACAATGAAACATCGACTGGAGTACTCAATCCTCTGCCAGAGCTCGCCAAAGTGGCAAAGGAGCATGACAAGCTGGTATTTGTTGATGCGGTCTCAGCGATGGGAGGAGCAGATATAAAGTTTGACAAGTGGGAGCTTGACGTTGTGTTCTCAAGCTCCCAGAAGGCATTCGGTGTTCCCCCAGGATTGGCAATTGGAGTATTCAGCGAGAGGTTCCTAGAGATAGCCGAAAAGATGCCTGAGAGAGGATGGTACTTTGACATCCCACTGTACGTTAAGTACCTCAAGGAGAAGGAATCAACACCCTCAACGCCTCCAATGCCCCAGATCTTTGGCCTAAATGTCGTTCTCAGGATCATAGAGAAGATGGGTGGAAAGGAGAAGTGGCTTGAGATGTACCAGAAGAGAGCAGAGATGATAAGAGAAGGAGTCAAAGAGATGGGCCTCGACATTTTAGCTGAGGAGGGGTACGAGAGCCCAACGATTACAGCAGTTGTCACTCCAAAGGGAATAAAGGGAGATGAAGTCTACGAAGCAATGAGGAAGAGAGGATTCGAGCTGGCCAAGGGTTACGGTAGCGTCAAGGAGATCACCTTCAGGATAGGCCACATGGGCTACATGACGTTCGACGATATAAGGGAGATGCTTGACAACCTCAGAGAGGTAATAAATGAGTTAAAGAAGCAGAAAGGCCTAACATAGTCTCTCTAACTCTTTTCCTTTTATCTTGTATATTGCATTAACCTTCCTGTGCCCCGTTTTTATGTCCCTATAGAGCTCTACGATGATCTCAAACTTCTCCAGCATTTCATCGTCTATCTTTAGCCAGTGCTTAATTTCATCCCAAAGGTTCCTTGAGAGGACTAGGGAAGTTATTATAAAGCCGTATTTGTCTACTAACCTTTCAAGAATCCTGGGAACGCTAACGGTGTGAAGGGTGTCAATTATAACGTAGTCAGGATTTATTGAGTTTATCTTCTCGATTACTTCTTCAGTTCTTACATCGACGCTTCTACCATCAAACTCCGTGTTTATAACGAAGATGTTGTCCTTAAAGGGCTTAAATTCATTATAAGCGGTAACAACTGCTATCTTCCAGTCCTCGGGAATTAAAAATGTCATTGCCTCAACTAACTTAGTCTTTCCTGCCTTTGTTCCTCCAACTACTAAAATATCCTCCCTCCTTTTTAGAGCCTCCTTTAAAACATTAAGGCAGTCCTGGGTTATGACCTCATACCTGAGCAGATCTTCAGGAGTAAAGATGTACACTCCCATTCTTATCCCCAGGGGATAGTATATTTAAGGAGGATAAAAAGGCTTGCATGATGAAACTCAAAGATTTCATAATAGGGCCCAGCAGCCACATCAGCTCACTCTGCCACAGCATAGTTAGAGGAGAGGTCTTCACGACCTGCGAGGTAGGGTGTATATACTGCTACGCTAGATGGTATAGAGGGCCTCACGGGAAGCCAAAGCCCATATGGGACGTCTTTAAGCTAATAAGTGAGCTTGGCAGAATGCAGAGGGAAGGATTAGTGGTAACCCCAGTTAGGTTTTCTGCATTAAGCGATCCATTTCAGGGAGAGGCTAAGGTCACCCTCAAGGCCCTAAAGCTCGCCTACAGGGAAAAGGTTCCGGTAGTTGTGAACACTAAGCTCATTCCTGGGAAAAAGCATGTAAAAATTATGGAAAGCCTCGGGAGTGAGGGACTTTTGGTGTTCCAAGTCTCACTGTCCACGCTAGAGAACTCAAAAACTCTGGAGCCCCTAGCACCTAGCCCCCAGGAAAGACTTGATCTCATAAGGAAGGTCTCTGAGATAGGAATCCCAGTTATCGTTAGAGTTCAGCCCTTCATCCCGGGATGGATTAAAGATATAGGAACCTTTGTATCAGAGGTCGCATCCGCCGGAGCTGAGATGATAATCCTCGAGTTCCTGAGAATAAAGAGGAGTCTTCTTAAATTCTTCTCTAAGATGTTCCCAGGGGAAGAGGCATATAGGGAGGAATGGTCATCCTACCTGCCAGGAACGCCTAATGAAAAGGCCCCTCTAATCCAGCCCCCTCTGAACTATAGGATCAAAGTAACTGAAGAATTCTCAAGGGAAGCAAGAAAGGAAGGATTAGCATTTTCAACGTGCAAGGAGGGGCTTTTTGAGTACCATCACCCACTTGACATGGACTGCTGCGGAATGGAGCTTCTAGGTGTAGACTACGCGAGGAGGCCAACTCTGTGGGATCTCTACCTGGAGATAGTGGAGAAGGGATATGCAAAGCCGGAGGATCTATGGAAGAGATGCGAGCGTGAGAAGCTATTGTGTGGGGATAGGCTTAAACTATATCCAAGATGGTTTAAGAGGGGCTTTAAGGTTCATGAAAAAAGGCTTGAGAGCCTTCTAAAAAAGCCCCACATCCTAGAGAGAATAGCCCCTTCAATAAAATATAAAGAAGGAAAATTTATCAGGCGATAATTCCACTCTTAAGTTCTCCCTCGGTCTTCGCAACAATTGCGGTTCCTGTGAGGTCTCCGGTAACGTTGACCATCGTTCTACCCATGTCAAGGATTGCGTCGATACCAAGGATCATTGCGTAAGCAGCGGCAACGTTTGGATCCGTAAGCGGTAACCCAACGCTCTGGAGAACCATTGCGAGCATTATCGCTCCAGCGCCGGGAACACCAGCT encodes the following:
- a CDS encoding NOG1 family protein, producing MRNPFERMPTVLTADELIDKAFRRAERAASAFKPRGDRVRKARQREELRIRTVSNVIRDNLRKVLERTPGLSTLPKFYQELVDVLVDRDTFHKAMAGIDWAIRMVRELEERYIERIRYSRDPDEMAQLRRQFYGRVASVLRDIDDRLRYLNKAREVLKDLPVVDLEVPTVVIAGHPNVGKSTLLKALTTAKPEIASYPFTTRGINVGQFEDGYFKYQVIDTPGLLDRPISERNEIEKQAILALKHLGKLIIYIFDPSEYCGFPIEEQMHLFEEIYREFGEFPFIVVLNKVDVAKEDQVKVIEEFVRKKGLEPIKISAMKGIGVEKVREEIVKKLRPMAQELAKKKIEEELRRYRADL
- a CDS encoding DUF996 domain-containing protein, which produces MSMSNAKMYGGIGAIIGLVGPLVPHIGFVLSIVGLVLIFLAVKIISDETGDKDIFSYFLKAFIAIVGGLIVFIIIVVATVGAAFLNPKELMPTNILSFIGVVLVGLIILWIAMIIGMYFRKKSYELIAQYTGVDMFKTAGLLYFIGAILLIIGIGALIAIIAAILEIVAFFSLPEEVQKSEVSSVSS
- a CDS encoding DUF2284 domain-containing protein, with protein sequence MEVVWEREIDASSIVVSPRPVWKCMACPMYGKRPSCPPHVPSWRDTVDLIKHYKKALLVKFKINTEDFEKEKRRILLWLLEKEKEYFRNGYPYAIALFPGNCNLCEECTFETTGVCKMPEKVRPSVDAVGIELTSIVTLDFNEPVLYGLILID
- the gcvH gene encoding glycine cleavage system protein GcvH, encoding MIEVGEYKVKEGLYYTKDHEWVKVLDDGTVLVGISDYAQKELGDLAYVELPEVGKEVNKGDVLCEVESVKAVSEVYAPVSGEVVEVNEELSDSPEKINEDPYEAWIAKIKPKNLEEELKELMDANAYAEYLKTL
- a CDS encoding 30S ribosomal protein S17e, with the protein product MGKIRQGFIKRVARELVDRYPNEFTTDFEHNKKKVQELTNVTSKKIRNRIAGYVTKLMRMKKEGKIL
- a CDS encoding PHP domain-containing protein — protein: MMDLHTHTRYSDGIGLIRDNVSWAEKRRLKIVGISDHIHFFTPGIFSKYVREIRTVRDESEIVVLAGIEANITESGPDITEEFARELDYVIASVHEWFGEGEWYRYLEYVKKAIIDENVDIIGHFGNTFPWIGYPPWEEVLEVIKLAEEYGKAFEISARYKVPDLDFIRECVKRGVKLSLATDAHRPDDVGKIEWSLKMLKKAGGSEEDLVFSELL
- a CDS encoding TIGR00703 family protein produces the protein MLEGYYIIENPGVVPAERRFRMRDLKAWGYDLHLGTIEGERAYFVSKVGERKEGETYTVHGKEYHIEETQKEIPENARLLARIVIERGQPYLEFWLEEEDARFPLAKEDPRIILKRFWEKEKFTQLLKTVRAVGLTTDFYKDNVFINSIPLPYEEYPPKVRRVLREVRDIHRDLTGFGRFVFQYFGEEDKTHNYRVFWTIPTIHLFDVEVANEVDKVLGMLD
- a CDS encoding THUMP domain-containing protein, whose protein sequence is MNTVIVRYGEIGTKSRQTRRWFERILINNIREALVSEDIEYKEVFSKHGRVIVRTNRAVEASSVLVRVFGIVSLSPAMEVEASLEKINKTALKLFRKKAKELSIKNPKFRVTARRITKEFPLNSLELQAKVGEYILENEECEVDLHNYDIEVGIEIMEGRAYIFTEKIRGWGGLPIGTQGKMVGILEDKKSALAIFLMMKRGVEVIPVYAGNENVKELWLRIKKFAYGSKGDLIRVESLGKVNKIIKDFGAKGVIKGLQLHEGTEEEIKKDKKMFTVPVYYPLIALPQDYIEDVAKRIPL
- a CDS encoding DUF555 domain-containing protein produces the protein MGDYIVVLEAPIIVKDVRDVEEAIEVAANKVISALEKEKLDFVRVEIGYSKCPVCGAEFESAFVVGNVGLVGIYLTLKVFNAQSLEHAERIAKAVVGKALKKVPLKLYEIHELNNGGENGGVVAGEEAKEEFA
- a CDS encoding DUF357 domain-containing protein, producing the protein MQVNNIITKEKLEKYFRITKEALEKLEIVVDERSHLYIVAKDFLTMAKSYFQDAEYYFKRGDYVTAFAALNYAHGFIDAGVRLGVFKGDDNRLFAFG